The window CAACAAGGATGCCACGGCCGTCCGCGCCCAGATGCAGTCCCGCCAGCCCGGTCCGCCTCGGACGTGCCGCCCTGGATGCCCGGGGAGCGTGCTCGGAAGTGGGAACCCCTGTCCCATTCCCGAGCACCCTCGCAACACCATCAGGCCTGGGGGACGGGCCGTCCCAGTACGTGGGCCGAGCCGAGCGGCAGTTGCAGCGTGTCGTCCTCGCTGGAGCGGAGGCCCTCGGCGCCGGGGGCCAGCGGCCGCTCACCGGAGACGAGCTCGCGCGCCCGCGTCACCAGCCACTTCACGCCCCGGAGCGCGTCCTTCACCAGCGCCGCGGGTGCGGCGCGTGACAGCACCGGCGGCCCCTTCAGCGTCCCCTGCGGCGCGTCGTCGGGCATGGGATTCACGCCCACGCCCAGCTCGTAGACCATCTTCCCGCCGAGCGTCGCCGTGTAGAGCGCCAGCCCGCACGCGGCCAGCCCCACCACCGCGCTGGTGAGGGTGGGCTCGCGCTTCAGGCGGAAGGCCGTCACGCCGGTGGCACCCAGCAGGATGACCGCGTTGCCCAGCCCGTGGAGGAAGGTCATGTCCCGGGCGCGCGGCGAATCCAGCCGCACCTCCTGGCTGGCCGCCAGTCCGGCGACACCCGCGAACAGCCCGCTCAGCGTGCCCGCCACCCACACGCGCCGGGCCACCTTCCCCCAGGCCCCATCGCCCGTGACGACCGAGATGAGGTCCGCCACCGCCGCCGTGGGCAGCAGCGCCAGCGGCGCGTGAACCACTGACGGGTGCAGCTCGTGCAGCAACATCTCCCTCTTCATCGCCTGGCCTCCTGCCTTTGACGATGAAGGGTAGGTACCTCGCCGGGGCACGGCAGGGCCCGGCCGCCTGCCCGCCCTGCTCCCGCGGTGCATGCTCCTCTCAGGCCGGAGCGCGTTGGGGGTTGCCTGGAGGACCGGTCTCCGAGCCGGTGGCAGGCGCCCGCCTCCAGGCGGCGTGGCGAGGCCTTGCCCCAGGACAGGGGAACGTCTTCGGCGGACTCAGCGTGGGGTGGCCCGCTCCCCCGCCTCCCCCGGGAGCGGGGGAGTGGAAGGAACGTTCATTCCGCCCGGCAGCGAAGCGACCCGGCTGGGAGACACGGGGATGGACAGCGGCAGCTCCTGGCGGGTGAGCACCTCGCAGCCCTCGCGGGTGACGAGGAGGGTGTGCTCGAACTGGGCGGAGAGGCTCCCGTCCTCCGTCACCACCGTCCAGCCGTCGGGGAGCAGGCGGATGCCCTTGCGCCCCAGGTTCACCATGGGCTCGATGGTGATGACCATGCCCGAGCGCAGCTTCAGGCCCGTGCCGCGCCGGCCCACGTGGGACACGACGGGAGGCGCATGCATCTGGTGGCCGATGCCATGGCCCCCGAACTCCTCCACCACGCTGCAGCCCTCCTTGTGGGCCAGCTCCTCGATGGCCGCGCCGATGTCGCCCAGCCTCGCGCCATGGCGCACCACAGCGATTCCCGCGTCCCGGCACCGGCGCGCCACGTCCGCGACGTGCCGCGCCTCCGCCGACACCTCACCGATGAGGAACGTGGCCGAGGTGTCCCCATGGAAGCCATCCAGGAACGTCGTCACGTCCACGTTGATGATGTCTCCGGGGGCCAGGTGCTCGTCCGGGCGGGGGATGCCGTGGCACACGACGTGGTTGCGGCTGGTGCACACCGTCGCCGGGAAGCCGTGGAAGCCGAGCTGGCTGGGCCTGCCGCCCCGGCGGGCCGTGTCCTCGCGCACCCACGCATCGATGTCGGCGGTGGAGATGCCAGGAGCCAGGCGGGACGCGACGTAGGCCAGCGTGCCCGCCGCGGCCTGACTCGCGCGGCGCAGGCGCTCCACCTCCGCGCCCTTGAACAGTGGAATCGACATGCCGCCAAGGTGGCGTCCAACCGGGCACACCGTCCAATGCTGTTTCGGTATGGCCGGGGTGCGCCACGTGTACCGGCCCCGGCCCGCACGCTAGGATGGGGGCGTGAGCCTCACGCACCTCCAGTCCTTCGTCGCCGTGGCCGAGGAGTGCCACGTGGGCCGCGCCGCGAAGCGGCTCCACCTCACCCAGCCGCCGCTCAGCCGCCACATCCTCTGCCTGGAGGACGAGCTGGGCACCCGCCTGTTCGAGCGGACGCGCCAGGGCATGCGCCTGCTACCGGCGGGTGAGGCCTTCCTCCTCCACGCGCGTCGCATCCTCGCGGAGGTCGACGCTGCCGTGCACACCGTGAAGGGCCTCACCGCCAGTCGCCCGGGCGGCTGAGGCGGGCCGTGCTCAGGTCTGCGCGAGCTGGATGAGGTTGCCGCACGTGTCCTCGAACACGGCGATGGTGACGGGCCCCATCTGCGTCGGCTTCGTGCGGAACACCACGCCCCGCTGGCTCAGCCGCTCGTACTCCGCATGGATGTCCGTGGAGCCAAAGGACGTCGCGGGAATCCCGTCGTCGAAGAGGGCCTTCTGGAACACCTTCGCGGCCCGGTGCGCATTGGGCTCGAGCAGCAGCTCCACGCCGTGCGCGCCCTCGGGGGCGACGACCGTCAGCCAGCGGTACTCCCCCACCGGCACGTCCGTCTTCTTCTCGAAGCCGAGCACCTCCGTATAGAACTTCAGGGCCTTCGCCTGGTCGTCCACCATCACACTGCACACGACAATCTTCATCCTCGCCTCCCGGGGACCACGGATGGGTTCGCTGTTCAGGACCCCGCGCGCCCGGCTCGGCACACCGGCGAATCCTCAACCATGTAGTTGAGAATAGAGACGGCCTTCGGAACGGTCAACCTTCTGGTTGAAGGATTGAGCTTCGTCCACTGGATGCCGTGGCGGCTTCAGACGCCGCCGCGCCGCGAGACTGCCTGCTAGAGCGGGCCCATGGCCGCGCTTCCCGATGAGCACCGTTCAGCATGTGGACGTCCCGAGGCTCCTCGCGGGCTGCTGGCAGGGCTGCTGATTGCGTGCCTGATGCTTCCCGCACCATCGCGGGCGGAAGCGCCGAAGGCTGGCGCCGACATGGCAGCGAGGCCTGGCCCCACGGAGGTCGCGCCCACGCGGCCCGGAGCGGAGCGCGACGTGGGAGCGCTCCTGGCTGAGCGCGGCGCTGCGCTTCCTCCGGACGAAGCAGGGGCTCCCGTGGAAAACCACCAGGACGAGCGTGGCACTCCGCCCTCTCCAGCGGGAGAGGAAGCTCACGCGGGAACCGACCAGGACGAGCGTGGCACTCCGCCCTCTCCAGCGGGAGAGGAA of the Pyxidicoccus xibeiensis genome contains:
- a CDS encoding DUF2231 domain-containing protein; this encodes MKREMLLHELHPSVVHAPLALLPTAAVADLISVVTGDGAWGKVARRVWVAGTLSGLFAGVAGLAASQEVRLDSPRARDMTFLHGLGNAVILLGATGVTAFRLKREPTLTSAVVGLAACGLALYTATLGGKMVYELGVGVNPMPDDAPQGTLKGPPVLSRAAPAALVKDALRGVKWLVTRARELVSGERPLAPGAEGLRSSEDDTLQLPLGSAHVLGRPVPQA
- a CDS encoding VOC family protein; amino-acid sequence: MKIVVCSVMVDDQAKALKFYTEVLGFEKKTDVPVGEYRWLTVVAPEGAHGVELLLEPNAHRAAKVFQKALFDDGIPATSFGSTDIHAEYERLSQRGVVFRTKPTQMGPVTIAVFEDTCGNLIQLAQT
- the map gene encoding type I methionyl aminopeptidase; the protein is MSIPLFKGAEVERLRRASQAAAGTLAYVASRLAPGISTADIDAWVREDTARRGGRPSQLGFHGFPATVCTSRNHVVCHGIPRPDEHLAPGDIINVDVTTFLDGFHGDTSATFLIGEVSAEARHVADVARRCRDAGIAVVRHGARLGDIGAAIEELAHKEGCSVVEEFGGHGIGHQMHAPPVVSHVGRRGTGLKLRSGMVITIEPMVNLGRKGIRLLPDGWTVVTEDGSLSAQFEHTLLVTREGCEVLTRQELPLSIPVSPSRVASLPGGMNVPSTPPLPGEAGERATPR
- a CDS encoding LysR family transcriptional regulator codes for the protein MSLTHLQSFVAVAEECHVGRAAKRLHLTQPPLSRHILCLEDELGTRLFERTRQGMRLLPAGEAFLLHARRILAEVDAAVHTVKGLTASRPGG